A genomic region of Kribbella sp. NBC_00382 contains the following coding sequences:
- a CDS encoding SIS domain-containing protein, producing MTDTPFVSTEIATQPELWRQVSAGFAQYGGALPTAGQRVAAVGCGTSWFMAMAYAALREDLGQGLTDAFAGSEFPAGREYDAIVVISRSGTTTEVLDLIRNTSLPTIAITATPGSPIVELADHTIMLDFADEQSVVQTRFATTTLALLRASLGQDLSQAAADAEVALTIDVDELAKLDQVTYLGTRWTIGLAHEAGLKQREAASAWTEAYPAMDYRHGPIAIAQPGRGVWIFGEPPADLLDDVTATGATIVHHADLDPMASLVVAQRVAVAKSLALGLNPDQPRSLSRSVILS from the coding sequence ATGACCGACACGCCATTCGTGAGCACTGAGATCGCCACTCAGCCCGAGCTGTGGCGGCAGGTGTCCGCCGGTTTCGCGCAGTACGGTGGCGCTTTGCCCACGGCCGGGCAGCGCGTTGCCGCCGTCGGCTGCGGCACGTCGTGGTTCATGGCGATGGCGTACGCCGCGCTGCGCGAGGACCTCGGCCAGGGCCTGACCGACGCGTTCGCCGGCTCGGAGTTCCCGGCCGGCCGCGAGTACGACGCCATCGTGGTGATCAGCCGGTCCGGTACGACCACCGAGGTGCTCGACCTGATCCGCAACACGTCGCTGCCGACGATCGCGATCACCGCGACGCCGGGGTCGCCGATCGTGGAGCTGGCCGATCACACGATCATGCTCGACTTCGCCGACGAGCAGTCCGTAGTACAGACCCGGTTCGCGACCACCACGTTGGCGCTGCTGCGGGCATCGCTCGGGCAGGACCTGTCGCAGGCTGCCGCGGATGCCGAGGTCGCCCTGACGATCGACGTGGATGAGCTGGCCAAGCTGGATCAGGTCACGTACCTGGGCACCCGCTGGACCATTGGGCTGGCGCATGAGGCCGGTCTGAAGCAGCGCGAGGCAGCGTCGGCCTGGACCGAGGCCTACCCGGCCATGGACTACCGGCACGGCCCGATCGCCATCGCCCAGCCCGGCCGCGGCGTGTGGATCTTCGGTGAGCCGCCGGCGGACCTGCTCGACGATGTGACCGCCACCGGCGCCACGATCGTCCACCACGCCGACCTCGACCCGATGGCGTCCCTGGTGGTCGCCCAGCGGGTAGCGGTCGCCAAGTCCCTCGCCCTCGGCCTCAACCCCGACCAGCCCCGCAGCCTGTCCCGCTCGGTCATCTTGAGCTGA
- a CDS encoding FAD-dependent oxidoreductase: MTERVAIVGAGLAGSLLGCYLARRGLSVALYERRPDPRAGQPERGRSINLAISERGLDALRRIGLVDSVMADALPMKGRMIHPVAGELDFHQYSASGDRAINSISRGTLNNALLDAAAAAPGVSVFFEHRLVELDSCTGSMVFETPTGKVKVSADVVLGADGAGSAVREQLLAEGAVGESVDFLDYGYKELSIPAVDGSFALDPGALHIWPRGTSMMIALPNPDRSFTCTLFWPAGDFDALSNRISIEAHFRTHYPDLLPLAPSLVDDYLQNPVGVLGTVHAQPWQAHGRTALIGDAAHAIVPFYGQGANCAFEDVVELDRCLADTGGSWARALPLYEHRRRENTEAIAAMALDNFVEMRDKVTSPVFRLGKQIEHALERALPGRYVSRYELVSFSTTPYAEVQQRVHRQHQFLAAAVLLGAGVIGAAARIARSGRGSR, from the coding sequence ATGACTGAACGTGTAGCCATCGTCGGTGCCGGCCTGGCGGGCAGTCTGCTCGGGTGTTATCTGGCGCGGCGCGGGCTGTCGGTCGCCCTGTACGAACGCCGCCCGGACCCGCGAGCGGGGCAACCCGAGCGGGGCCGGTCGATCAACCTGGCGATCTCCGAGCGCGGGCTGGACGCGTTGCGCCGGATCGGGCTGGTCGATTCGGTGATGGCCGACGCGCTGCCGATGAAGGGGCGGATGATCCATCCCGTCGCCGGTGAGCTGGACTTTCACCAGTACAGCGCGTCGGGGGACCGGGCGATCAACTCGATCAGCCGCGGGACGCTGAACAACGCGCTGCTGGACGCGGCGGCTGCGGCTCCCGGGGTCTCGGTGTTCTTCGAGCATCGGCTGGTGGAGCTGGATTCGTGCACCGGGTCGATGGTCTTCGAGACGCCGACCGGCAAGGTGAAGGTGTCGGCGGACGTAGTACTGGGTGCTGATGGGGCCGGCTCGGCAGTACGGGAGCAGTTGCTGGCCGAAGGCGCTGTGGGGGAGTCGGTGGACTTCCTCGACTACGGCTACAAGGAGTTGAGCATCCCTGCGGTGGATGGCTCGTTCGCCTTGGATCCCGGTGCGTTGCACATCTGGCCGCGCGGCACGTCGATGATGATCGCGTTGCCGAACCCGGATCGCTCCTTCACCTGCACGCTCTTCTGGCCGGCCGGCGATTTCGATGCCCTGAGCAACCGCATCTCGATCGAGGCGCATTTCCGTACGCATTATCCCGACTTGTTGCCGTTGGCACCTTCACTGGTCGACGACTACCTGCAGAACCCGGTCGGAGTACTCGGCACCGTCCACGCCCAACCCTGGCAAGCCCACGGCCGTACCGCGTTGATCGGCGACGCAGCCCACGCGATCGTCCCCTTCTACGGCCAGGGCGCCAACTGCGCCTTCGAAGACGTAGTCGAGTTGGACCGCTGCCTAGCCGACACCGGCGGCTCCTGGGCGAGAGCCCTGCCGTTGTACGAACACCGCCGCCGAGAAAACACCGAGGCCATCGCGGCCATGGCTCTCGACAACTTCGTAGAAATGCGAGACAAGGTCACCTCACCCGTCTTCCGCCTCGGCAAACAAATCGAACATGCCCTGGAACGAGCCCTCCCCGGCCGCTACGTCTCCCGCTACGAACTGGTCTCCTTCTCCACCACCCCGTACGCCGAAGTCCAGCAAAGAGTCCACCGCCAACACCAATTCCTGGCCGCCGCCGTCCTCCTAGGCGCAGGCGTGATCGGCGCCGCCGCCCGGATCGCCCGCTCCGGCCGGGGCTCGCGATGA
- the glgC gene encoding glucose-1-phosphate adenylyltransferase, translating into MAKAPKILGIVLAGGEGKRLMPLTADRAKPAVPFGGSYRLIDFVLSNLVNAGIRSLCVLTQYKSHSLDRHVTITWRMSTFLGNYVTCVPAQQRLGPQWYQGSADAIYQSMNLINDAKPDIIVVFGADHVYRMDVSQMVTDHIARGNGVTVAGIRVPRVEASEFGVIKTAEDGHTIAEFLEKPADPPGLPDSPDETFASMGNYVFSTDVLVEALRKDAANPASRHDMGGDIVPMLVAEGKAGVYDFKDNDVPGALDRDRSYWRDVGSLDSYHEAHMDLVSIQPVFNLYNSDWPIFTSHPQLPGAKFTDNATIGESIVCAGSIISGATVDHSVLGANVIVLAGANIKNAVIMDNCKIGANAVLKNVILDKNVIVPAGVEIGIDPDRDRERGFTVSKGGVTAIGKDTVIEP; encoded by the coding sequence ATGGCGAAGGCACCGAAAATTCTGGGAATCGTGCTGGCCGGTGGCGAGGGGAAGCGGCTGATGCCGCTCACGGCGGACCGGGCCAAACCGGCCGTGCCGTTCGGGGGCAGTTATCGCCTGATCGACTTCGTGCTGTCCAACCTGGTCAACGCAGGCATCCGCAGCTTGTGCGTGCTGACGCAGTACAAGTCGCACTCGCTGGACAGACACGTCACGATCACCTGGCGAATGTCGACGTTCCTCGGCAACTACGTCACCTGTGTGCCGGCCCAGCAACGGCTCGGCCCGCAGTGGTACCAGGGCAGCGCCGACGCGATCTACCAGTCGATGAACCTGATCAACGACGCCAAACCCGACATCATCGTCGTGTTCGGTGCGGACCACGTGTACCGGATGGACGTCTCCCAGATGGTGACCGACCACATCGCGCGCGGCAACGGCGTGACGGTGGCCGGGATCCGGGTCCCGCGCGTCGAGGCGTCCGAGTTCGGCGTGATCAAGACCGCCGAGGACGGCCACACGATCGCGGAGTTCCTGGAGAAGCCGGCCGACCCGCCCGGCCTGCCGGACTCGCCGGACGAGACCTTCGCGTCGATGGGCAACTACGTGTTCAGCACCGACGTACTGGTGGAGGCGCTCCGCAAGGACGCCGCCAACCCGGCGTCGCGGCACGACATGGGCGGCGACATCGTCCCGATGCTGGTTGCCGAGGGCAAGGCCGGGGTCTACGACTTCAAGGACAACGACGTACCGGGCGCGCTCGACCGGGACCGGTCGTACTGGCGCGACGTCGGTTCGCTCGACTCGTACCACGAGGCGCACATGGACCTGGTCTCGATCCAGCCGGTCTTCAACCTGTACAACTCCGACTGGCCGATCTTCACCTCGCACCCGCAGCTGCCCGGCGCCAAGTTCACCGACAACGCGACCATCGGCGAGTCGATCGTCTGCGCCGGCTCGATCATCTCCGGCGCCACCGTCGACCACTCGGTACTCGGCGCCAACGTGATCGTCCTCGCGGGCGCGAACATCAAGAACGCCGTCATCATGGACAACTGCAAGATCGGCGCGAACGCCGTCCTGAAGAACGTCATCCTGGACAAGAACGTGATCGTGCCGGCCGGCGTCGAGATCGGCATCGACCCGGACCGTGACCGCGAACGCGGCTTCACCGTCAGCAAGGGCGGCGTGACAGCCATCGGAAAAGACACGGTCATCGAACCGTGA
- a CDS encoding RidA family protein, whose translation MSDAKVVAGKATPRGRFPHVKVAGGFAFVSGTSSRLPDNTIAGASVDEFGTTTLDIRVQTRAVLENIRDILSAVGAGLEDVVSVTTYLVSMNDFGGYNEVYGEFFDEGGPARTTVAVHQLPHPQLLIEIQAVAAVKER comes from the coding sequence GTGAGCGACGCGAAAGTGGTGGCGGGGAAGGCGACGCCGCGCGGGCGGTTCCCGCATGTGAAGGTGGCGGGCGGGTTCGCGTTTGTATCGGGGACATCCAGTCGACTGCCGGACAATACGATTGCCGGGGCGTCGGTGGATGAGTTCGGGACGACGACGCTGGACATCCGGGTGCAGACGCGGGCTGTGCTCGAGAACATCCGGGACATCCTGAGCGCGGTCGGGGCCGGGTTGGAGGACGTGGTCAGCGTGACGACGTACCTGGTGTCGATGAACGACTTCGGTGGGTACAACGAGGTCTACGGCGAGTTCTTCGACGAGGGTGGGCCGGCCCGGACGACGGTCGCGGTGCATCAGCTGCCGCATCCCCAGCTACTGATCGAGATCCAAGCAGTCGCAGCGGTCAAGGAGAGGTGA
- a CDS encoding 3-hydroxyanthranilate 3,4-dioxygenase, translating into MANLESTNFPEWVEQNKHLLKPPVGNKQMFPTGDDFITMVVGGPNQRNDFHVDPYEEFFYQIKGTMHVDVQTDDGPARVDINEGEMWMLPRNMPHSPQRDADSIGLVIERVREQGTLEKFRWYCANCNAIVHEVELQVNDIVEDLPPVFKAFYESEEARTCPSCGTLHPGKA; encoded by the coding sequence ATGGCGAACCTGGAGTCGACGAACTTCCCCGAGTGGGTCGAGCAGAACAAGCACCTGCTCAAGCCGCCGGTGGGCAACAAGCAGATGTTCCCGACCGGCGACGACTTCATCACGATGGTGGTCGGCGGCCCGAACCAGCGCAACGACTTCCACGTCGATCCGTACGAGGAGTTCTTCTACCAGATCAAGGGCACGATGCACGTCGACGTGCAGACCGACGACGGGCCGGCCCGGGTGGACATCAACGAGGGCGAGATGTGGATGCTGCCGCGCAACATGCCGCACTCTCCCCAGCGCGACGCGGACTCGATCGGCCTGGTGATCGAACGAGTCCGCGAACAGGGCACGCTGGAGAAGTTCCGCTGGTACTGCGCCAACTGCAACGCGATCGTGCACGAGGTCGAGCTCCAGGTGAACGACATCGTCGAAGACCTCCCCCCGGTCTTCAAAGCCTTCTACGAAAGCGAAGAAGCCCGCACCTGCCCATCCTGCGGAACCCTTCACCCCGGCAAGGCCTGA
- a CDS encoding O-methyltransferase — protein MSTAMASIEEGIIATGIDPTSWAYAEDYTGEDEVVTGARASAEDSGISSIGPGAASALSMLAAAVGAKAVVEIGTGTGVSGLALLRGMRADGTLTTVDLDAENQRLARKTFLDAGVPSNRFRLIAGSALDVVTRLTDGHYDLVFCDADKREYTAYLHEALRLLRPGGVVAFDNALLRGRVADPSHRDPDTTAVRDLIRAIRDNDDLTSALLPTSDGLLAAVKRA, from the coding sequence ATGAGTACCGCAATGGCATCGATCGAGGAGGGCATCATCGCCACGGGCATCGACCCCACGTCCTGGGCCTACGCCGAGGACTACACCGGTGAGGACGAAGTCGTCACGGGTGCACGGGCGAGCGCCGAGGACAGTGGCATCTCCTCGATCGGCCCCGGTGCCGCCTCCGCGCTGAGCATGCTCGCCGCCGCAGTGGGTGCGAAGGCAGTCGTCGAGATCGGTACCGGTACTGGCGTCTCCGGCCTGGCGCTGCTGCGCGGCATGCGCGCCGACGGCACGCTGACGACGGTCGACCTGGACGCGGAGAACCAGCGGCTGGCCCGCAAGACCTTCCTTGACGCCGGCGTGCCGTCCAACCGCTTCCGTCTGATCGCGGGCTCGGCCCTGGACGTCGTCACTCGGTTGACCGACGGCCACTACGACCTGGTCTTCTGCGACGCGGACAAGCGCGAGTACACGGCGTACCTGCACGAGGCACTCCGCCTGCTCCGCCCCGGCGGCGTCGTCGCCTTCGACAACGCCCTGCTCCGTGGCCGGGTCGCCGACCCGTCCCACCGCGACCCCGACACCACGGCCGTCCGCGACCTCATCCGGGCCATCCGCGACAACGACGACCTGACCTCAGCCCTGCTCCCCACCAGCGACGGCCTCCTGGCCGCCGTCAAGCGCGCCTGA
- a CDS encoding alpha/beta hydrolase family protein, producing MTEDRSVLTREARDPDEELAYGQYPEQMVDVWHAKDHRPAIVFLHGGFWRPEYDRTHARPLGEALAEEGWPVASIDYRREPGNPDATATDVRDALDRLPDLMDLTAGFVLAGHSAGGQLALWAAATFNPIRMRGVVALAPVADLLMADQLELDKTAVQDFLGGGVRNDLDPVHLPAPIMPVSIIHGTADARVPLEVSESYAAAHPTARLVRVEGVGHYELIDPLSSAWPHVTAEISRFAGWAQE from the coding sequence ATGACTGAGGACCGCTCTGTACTGACCCGCGAGGCCCGTGATCCGGACGAGGAGCTGGCCTACGGCCAGTACCCCGAGCAGATGGTCGACGTCTGGCATGCGAAGGATCACCGGCCGGCGATCGTCTTCCTGCACGGTGGGTTCTGGCGCCCGGAGTACGACCGGACCCATGCGCGCCCGCTCGGCGAAGCGCTGGCTGAGGAGGGCTGGCCGGTGGCGTCGATCGACTACCGCCGCGAGCCCGGCAACCCAGACGCCACCGCTACCGACGTCCGCGACGCCCTAGACCGCCTGCCCGACCTCATGGACCTCACTGCAGGTTTCGTACTAGCCGGGCACTCCGCCGGCGGCCAGCTGGCTCTCTGGGCCGCAGCGACCTTCAACCCGATCCGCATGCGCGGGGTAGTCGCCCTGGCTCCAGTAGCCGACCTGCTGATGGCCGACCAACTAGAGCTGGACAAGACCGCAGTACAGGACTTCCTGGGTGGCGGTGTCCGCAACGACCTGGACCCGGTCCACCTGCCCGCCCCGATCATGCCGGTCTCCATCATCCACGGCACTGCCGACGCCAGAGTGCCCCTCGAGGTCTCGGAGTCCTACGCAGCCGCCCACCCCACCGCCAGACTCGTCCGGGTAGAAGGCGTCGGCCACTACGAACTGATCGACCCCCTGAGCAGCGCCTGGCCCCACGTCACAGCCGAGATCAGCAGATTCGCCGGCTGGGCCCAGGAGTAG
- a CDS encoding 2-hydroxymuconic semialdehyde dehydrogenase, whose amino-acid sequence MSDLWQPGLLTGQPSSVGLLRNFVGGSFVEGGSTFAKVSPVTGEQIFDVSEADASTVDAAVDAARAALKGPWGRMSEQERAVVLRRVADELERRFDDLVAAEVGDTGKSISQARTLDIPRGAANFRSFADFATTASTESFTTTLADGRRALNYAVRKPVGVVAIIVPWNLPLLLLTWKVAPALACGNTVVVKPSEETPSSATVLAEVMAAAGLPDGVFNLVHGFGPSSAGEFLTKHPGVDAITFTGESATGSAIAKVAADGVKAVSFELGGKNAGLVFADADLDAAVEGSVRSVFTNGGQVCLCTERLYVERPVFEEFSTRLAARAAELTFGWPADEATVNMPLISKTHRDKVLSYYDLARAEGAEVLTGGGVPSFGDARDNGCYVQPTVVTGLPAGARTNTEEIFGPICHIAPFDTEDEAFALANDSQYGLAATVWTRDVGRAHRAGAALDVGIVWVNTWFLRDLRTPFGGTKLSGIGREGGNHSLHFYSELTNVCVELS is encoded by the coding sequence ATGAGTGATTTGTGGCAGCCTGGCCTGCTGACCGGGCAGCCGTCGTCTGTTGGGTTGTTGCGGAATTTTGTCGGTGGCTCTTTTGTCGAGGGTGGCTCGACGTTCGCCAAAGTCAGTCCGGTGACCGGAGAGCAGATCTTCGACGTCTCCGAGGCTGATGCCTCGACCGTGGATGCCGCCGTCGACGCTGCTCGGGCTGCCTTGAAAGGGCCCTGGGGGCGGATGAGCGAGCAGGAGCGGGCGGTGGTGCTCCGGCGGGTGGCTGATGAGTTGGAGCGGCGCTTCGACGATCTGGTGGCTGCCGAGGTGGGCGATACCGGGAAGTCGATCAGCCAGGCGCGGACGCTCGACATCCCGCGAGGTGCGGCCAACTTCCGGTCGTTCGCGGATTTTGCGACTACTGCTTCGACCGAGTCGTTCACGACCACGCTGGCTGATGGGCGGCGGGCGTTGAACTACGCGGTGCGGAAGCCGGTGGGGGTCGTCGCGATCATCGTGCCGTGGAATCTGCCGTTGCTGCTGCTCACCTGGAAGGTGGCGCCGGCGCTTGCCTGTGGCAACACTGTGGTGGTGAAGCCTTCGGAGGAGACGCCCTCGTCGGCGACGGTTCTCGCCGAGGTGATGGCGGCTGCCGGATTACCGGATGGGGTTTTCAATCTTGTGCACGGCTTCGGGCCGTCCTCGGCCGGTGAGTTTCTGACCAAGCATCCGGGCGTCGACGCGATCACCTTCACCGGCGAGTCCGCCACAGGCTCCGCGATCGCCAAGGTCGCAGCCGACGGGGTGAAGGCCGTGTCCTTCGAGCTGGGCGGTAAGAACGCCGGACTGGTCTTCGCTGACGCCGACCTGGACGCGGCGGTCGAGGGATCCGTCCGCTCGGTCTTCACCAACGGCGGCCAGGTCTGCTTGTGCACCGAACGCCTGTACGTCGAACGCCCGGTCTTCGAGGAGTTCAGTACCCGCCTCGCCGCCCGCGCCGCCGAACTCACCTTCGGCTGGCCCGCCGACGAGGCCACCGTCAACATGCCGCTGATCTCCAAGACCCATCGCGACAAGGTTCTCTCGTACTACGACCTGGCGCGAGCCGAAGGCGCCGAAGTGCTCACCGGCGGCGGTGTTCCGTCCTTCGGCGACGCTCGCGACAACGGTTGCTATGTGCAACCGACCGTGGTGACCGGGCTGCCCGCTGGGGCGCGCACCAACACTGAGGAAATCTTCGGTCCGATCTGCCACATCGCCCCGTTCGACACCGAGGACGAAGCGTTTGCCCTGGCCAACGATTCGCAGTACGGGCTGGCGGCAACGGTCTGGACGCGGGACGTCGGGCGGGCGCATCGGGCCGGGGCGGCGCTCGATGTCGGGATCGTCTGGGTCAACACGTGGTTCCTGCGGGATCTGCGCACGCCGTTCGGTGGTACCAAGCTCTCCGGTATCGGGCGCGAGGGCGGCAACCACTCGCTGCACTTCTACTCGGAACTGACCAACGTCTGCGTGGAGTTGTCGTGA
- a CDS encoding amidohydrolase family protein: protein MTRAVDVHTHLVPKGWPDLASACGGEGWPWLRVDSERDAMIMVGESEFRPIGAQTWDPATRRADMDADGIDLQVVSPTPVFFAYERPADQAVKVSRIFNDLTLETLAGDSRLVPFCQVPLQDPDAACEELDRCLAAGHVGVEIGNHVGDKDLDDAGIVAFLKHCAEVGAPVLVHPWDMPGGPRLDRWMARWLTGMPAETHLSLLAMILGGAFDELPESLRICFAHGGGSFAFWLGRVENAWQRRGDVVRGKSQHPPSHYVGRFSVDTVVFEQSALRLLVDTLGEDHVMVGSDYPYPLGERPVGEVVRRADWLSEAQQVKLLSENAVRFLGDRTGRP from the coding sequence ATGACGCGAGCGGTGGATGTGCACACGCACCTCGTGCCGAAGGGGTGGCCGGACCTCGCCTCAGCTTGTGGGGGTGAGGGGTGGCCGTGGTTGCGGGTGGATTCTGAGCGGGACGCGATGATCATGGTGGGGGAGAGCGAGTTCCGGCCGATCGGGGCGCAGACCTGGGATCCGGCGACGCGCCGGGCGGATATGGATGCCGATGGCATCGATCTGCAGGTGGTTTCGCCTACGCCGGTGTTCTTTGCGTATGAGCGCCCGGCGGATCAGGCGGTCAAGGTTTCGCGGATCTTCAATGATTTGACACTCGAGACGCTTGCCGGTGACAGCAGGTTGGTGCCGTTCTGTCAGGTGCCGTTGCAGGATCCGGATGCGGCGTGTGAGGAGCTGGATCGGTGTCTGGCTGCGGGGCACGTGGGTGTTGAGATCGGCAACCACGTGGGCGACAAGGACCTCGACGACGCCGGGATCGTTGCCTTTCTCAAGCATTGCGCCGAGGTCGGCGCCCCGGTGCTCGTGCATCCGTGGGACATGCCGGGCGGCCCGCGCCTCGACCGATGGATGGCGCGCTGGCTGACCGGCATGCCTGCGGAGACGCATCTTTCGTTGCTGGCGATGATTCTCGGCGGCGCCTTCGACGAGCTGCCCGAGTCGTTGCGGATCTGCTTCGCCCACGGCGGTGGGAGTTTCGCCTTCTGGCTGGGCCGGGTGGAGAACGCCTGGCAGCGCCGCGGCGACGTAGTACGGGGCAAGTCGCAGCACCCGCCGAGCCACTACGTCGGGCGCTTCTCCGTCGACACCGTCGTGTTTGAGCAATCGGCCTTGCGGTTACTGGTCGATACCCTCGGCGAGGACCACGTGATGGTCGGTAGTGACTATCCGTATCCACTGGGTGAGCGACCCGTCGGGGAGGTCGTCCGGCGGGCCGACTGGCTCTCGGAGGCTCAGCAGGTCAAGCTGCTGTCAGAGAACGCAGTACGTTTCCTGGGGGACCGAACTGGGAGGCCCTGA
- a CDS encoding DeoR/GlpR family DNA-binding transcription regulator has translation MKRYERLNTLLESLAEKGAIDVDELAEQLHVSAATIRRDLDHLGKQQLLTRTRGGAVANAVSYDLPLRYKTARFASEKQRIAQAAATLVRRGMVIGMNGGTTISEVARTLATRPELSAEHGEPAFTLVTNALNIANELIVRPHVKMVLTGGVARPQSYEMIGPLSHRILADLSLDIAFIGVDGIDETGATAHHEGEANINQLIVSRAAKVVVVADSSKLGQRAFARICELSEIDTLVTDAQADESQLSIFKEAGIDVIRS, from the coding sequence GTGAAGCGTTATGAACGCCTGAATACGTTGCTCGAATCGCTGGCGGAAAAGGGAGCGATCGATGTCGACGAGCTCGCGGAGCAGCTGCACGTCTCCGCGGCGACCATCCGGCGCGACCTGGACCACCTGGGAAAGCAGCAACTTCTGACCCGTACCCGCGGCGGCGCGGTCGCCAACGCGGTCTCCTACGACCTGCCGCTGCGCTACAAGACTGCGCGTTTCGCGTCGGAGAAGCAGCGGATCGCGCAAGCCGCGGCCACGCTGGTCCGGCGCGGCATGGTGATCGGGATGAACGGCGGAACCACGATCTCCGAGGTGGCGCGCACGCTGGCGACCCGGCCGGAGCTGTCCGCCGAGCACGGTGAGCCCGCCTTCACCCTCGTCACCAACGCGCTGAACATCGCCAACGAGCTGATCGTCCGCCCGCACGTCAAGATGGTGCTCACCGGCGGCGTCGCCCGGCCGCAGTCGTACGAGATGATCGGCCCGCTGTCGCACCGGATCCTGGCCGACCTGTCGCTGGACATCGCCTTCATCGGCGTCGACGGGATCGACGAGACCGGCGCCACCGCCCATCACGAGGGCGAGGCGAACATCAACCAGCTGATCGTCAGCCGGGCCGCCAAGGTGGTCGTGGTCGCCGACTCCAGCAAGCTCGGGCAGCGCGCGTTCGCCCGGATCTGCGAGCTGAGCGAGATCGACACGCTCGTCACCGACGCGCAGGCCGACGAGTCGCAGCTGTCGATCTTCAAGGAAGCCGGGATCGACGTCATCCGGTCCTGA
- the kynU gene encoding kynureninase gives MTPNWVKPDWIVDPGEAEAAAVALDEGDPGWRELFDIPPVESGGYPEVAYFAGNSLGLRPKATRVELMEDLDSWGRWGVEGHHDASRPWLPYHGLLTEPAARLVGALPTETVVMNSLTVNLHLLMVSFYRPTADRFKIVIEDAAFPSDSYAVRSQAAFHGYSPDDAVVRLSPRAGEDVLHTEDVLAAVSAPDVALVLLGGVNYLTGELMDIPTITAAGRAAGAVVGWDLAHAVGNVPLALHEWDVDFAAWCSYKYLNSGPGALAGAFVHERHLASGLPRFEGWWSTEEASRFEMAAESRPPASADAWQVSNPPIFSMSPVRTSLEIFDKVGISVLRERSLRLTAYLEKLLAGITSTRPLQVITPTDPSRRGAQLSLRIGGGLRAGALAKTLRFDHGVIADAREPDVLRLAPVPLYSLYHDCWRAVEALAQAVPENA, from the coding sequence GTGACCCCGAACTGGGTGAAACCGGACTGGATTGTGGATCCGGGGGAGGCCGAGGCTGCTGCGGTCGCACTCGACGAGGGCGATCCGGGGTGGCGGGAGTTGTTCGACATTCCGCCGGTGGAGTCCGGGGGCTATCCGGAGGTTGCGTACTTCGCCGGCAACTCGCTCGGGTTGCGGCCGAAGGCGACCCGGGTCGAGCTGATGGAGGACCTCGACTCCTGGGGACGCTGGGGCGTCGAGGGGCACCACGACGCCTCGCGCCCGTGGTTGCCGTACCACGGGTTGCTGACCGAGCCGGCTGCTCGGCTGGTTGGTGCGTTGCCGACCGAGACCGTCGTGATGAACTCGCTGACGGTCAACCTGCACCTGCTGATGGTCTCCTTCTACCGGCCGACAGCAGACCGCTTCAAGATCGTCATCGAGGACGCGGCCTTCCCGTCGGACAGCTACGCCGTACGCTCGCAGGCCGCGTTCCACGGCTACTCACCTGATGACGCGGTGGTCCGTCTCAGCCCGCGAGCTGGCGAGGACGTACTGCACACCGAAGACGTGCTCGCCGCCGTGTCAGCCCCGGACGTCGCCCTGGTCCTGCTAGGCGGCGTCAACTACCTGACCGGCGAGCTGATGGACATTCCGACGATCACCGCTGCCGGTCGTGCGGCGGGTGCCGTGGTCGGGTGGGATCTCGCGCACGCCGTCGGCAACGTGCCGCTGGCGCTGCACGAGTGGGACGTGGACTTCGCCGCCTGGTGCTCGTACAAGTACCTGAACTCGGGTCCGGGCGCGCTGGCCGGCGCCTTCGTGCACGAGCGGCATCTGGCCAGTGGCCTGCCGCGGTTCGAGGGCTGGTGGAGTACAGAGGAGGCGTCGCGGTTCGAGATGGCTGCCGAGTCGCGGCCGCCGGCGTCGGCCGACGCGTGGCAGGTGTCCAACCCGCCGATCTTCTCGATGAGCCCGGTACGGACCTCGCTCGAGATCTTCGACAAGGTCGGCATCTCCGTACTCCGCGAGCGCAGCCTGCGGTTGACGGCGTACCTGGAGAAGCTGCTCGCCGGCATCACCTCGACACGGCCTCTGCAGGTGATCACGCCGACCGATCCTTCGCGAAGGGGTGCTCAGCTCTCGCTGCGGATCGGCGGCGGGCTGCGGGCCGGCGCGTTGGCCAAGACGCTGCGCTTCGACCACGGCGTGATCGCCGACGCCCGCGAACCCGACGTACTGCGGCTTGCCCCCGTACCCCTTTATTCGCTGTACCACGACTGCTGGCGTGCAGTGGAGGCGCTGGCTCAAGCCGTTCCGGAGAATGCATGA